The Hevea brasiliensis isolate MT/VB/25A 57/8 chromosome 9, ASM3005281v1, whole genome shotgun sequence nucleotide sequence TTCAAACTCTCCACCATCATCCACACCCTGTTCTTCTTCTCCAGTCTCCCCATTATCATCCTCTTCTCCATCATCCTCTCCTTGCTCATGGCCATCAATCTCCCCTTCTGTGCTTGCTACCCTTCCTGTGCTCTCTGGCTTTGCAAAATCCACCTCATCATTGTCCACCTcctcttcctcctcctcctcctcctcatcatcatcatcttcatcatcatcgTCGTCCTCATCTTCAATCCCATCCTCCTCATCACCACTATCCTCAACCCCGTGCACCTCCACCACATCATCATCATCGCCTTCCTCATAATCAATTTCCTCCCCAGATTCATTTTCCTCCTCCTCATCGACCTCATCATCATCTTCTCCGCCATCTCTTCCCTCCACAGCTGCTACTCTAAACCCATTCTGGTTTGGCCCATTAATCCGCCTTGCAGTCTCCGTCTCCTCCTCATCTGCATCACTTTCTTCATCCTCATCGACATCAACAATCCCTTCAACCCCTTCACTATGCCCATTATTCAATCTATAAGGCCTTTCCTCTCCATCAATCTCGCCACTCCCAGGGTCGTCCTCGTCATCCTCTTCTTCATCCTCCTCCTCATCAGATTCAGGTCTCTCATTCTCCTCTGCATCCATTTTATCCAAATACTTCAACGATTTGATCAATCCAAAAACCCTAGATCGATAATCCTTCACTCTGGTGACCGGACACTCATAAAGATCAAGAGAAATGAGCTTTAACTGAGCCAGTGGGGCAAGATCCTCGATATATTGGATGCGATTGTTGGACAAATCAAGGTCCCGAAGCGAGTCCAGGCCAGCCTCAACGAGGAACTCAAGCCCGCCAGCTATTCGATTATCAGAGAGTATAAGCTTCTGAAGGTTCCTAAGCCGAGGGAACTGCTCAAGTGACGAGACTCCAATATTGGCGATGGAGAGTTGCTGGAGGTTCTCGAACTTCTCCAAAAGGGTCGGTGGAGGAAGCCGACCCTGCACGCACTTCACCGCACCGTCTAGGGTTAGGGTTCGAGCCGCAGCGTGGTCCGTTTGGCCGTCTAAAGCTGTCTCCACTGCCCGCTCCCAGATCTCATCCATCAAAAACGAAACCCTCTCTCTCATACACCAAATAAATTGCTCTACACGTATAAAACGATGAATCTTTCTCCAATATACCTCTCTCAATGGAAAGATTCAAAGCATAATCacataaaataagaaattaatctgCACTCTATGACACTAAACAGAGGAAATTTTTCATAGCCAAACTGAACAAGAAGCAGAAGAAATGAAACCCGTGAAGCAGCCAATTACCCTAACCCTAAATTTAGGAATCAGAACAAGGATCAATAGCTATCTGTTTGAACCGTttaaaccctaattaatttttcattttcagatgtaaggtctctctctctcttcctttctcacAGTAGCAAACATGCTTGGAAGAAAACATATGCCTGAtctctactctctctctctctctctcttgtttaTATTGTGAGTTCCTATTGGCTAAGAGCGGGCTAGTCGAGGATAAAATTTGGGCTCGTGGTTCGGAGACTGGCTGGGTCTGGGGCCTCTGGGCTAAGGTTAGGGGAGTTAGGGGTTAAGGGTGGATGGTTAATTATGGGAGGAATATGGACTGTTGGATTGAGAGGGTTGGGAATCGGTGACGTGGACAAAGTAGACGGCGGTGATTAGAGGTTGGTGTGTTTGTTTTCGTGAAGGACGTAGCGGAGGTGGAGGTATgcgggagagagagaagagagaacggCTATGCTGTGCCTTTGCCTCGCCATGTTTGACACGTCacgtaaaaattttaatttaatatgatataattaaaaatataaaaacttaattaaatttatataattcatatttaatataattttataattaaattttatttattcttattttcaatatatatttataaaaaatttacttcttaaaaattatatcaaataaaGCTTAAAACTTACAGAAAAGCGGCACATTTATAATTATACCgatgaataatttaaaatatcCAAAAAATATTATCATACACTTGCCATTTTACTCCAAAATTtgtcaattttttattttatgaaatttatttgcaattttacattttttaagaaatttgattttaattataatcaactttatttaattgaattttaaatttaaattaaaaattttaaaataaaaaatacaattcagttgaatatttataaaatattatgaaatttaattttaactaaaaatCAAGATTACCATGAAAGTTTGAACAAGATATAAATAGAcatcatttacaccatttaatttattttattactgaGGTTCATATTCTAGTCCTATAAATAATATGTATTATTTAACattatattcaatttaataaaatttttttttatgtatttaattttattcatataacTTGATAGAATTAATAAGTTGGTAAAAATAAGAATCCGtttccaattaattaaaatttaattatatcaaAATTCATATAAAGCAATTAAAGATTTTATATAATTGAAAgaatgaattcatgaatttaaatgtaaatatttaattaaaaattattagattatcATATTCAtttaaaaaagaaaggaaaaggaagacTCACAATTTTAGATAGTGTATTTAATTATGGCCAATTAGataaaaatattgaatatttatattaaattatgtttatatttaaatttcttatgtgaaatagttaaatttttaagatttattgtaattgtatgaaattaaatttaaaaaattgataataaattataatttaatgcttgaagttttatttaattaataaataaaattttt carries:
- the LOC110665028 gene encoding acidic leucine-rich nuclear phosphoprotein 32-related protein, with the translated sequence MRERVSFLMDEIWERAVETALDGQTDHAAARTLTLDGAVKCVQGRLPPPTLLEKFENLQQLSIANIGVSSLEQFPRLRNLQKLILSDNRIAGGLEFLVEAGLDSLRDLDLSNNRIQYIEDLAPLAQLKLISLDLYECPVTRVKDYRSRVFGLIKSLKYLDKMDAEENERPESDEEEDEEEDDEDDPGSGEIDGEERPYRLNNGHSEGVEGIVDVDEDEESDADEEETETARRINGPNQNGFRVAAVEGRDGGEDDDEVDEEEENESGEEIDYEEGDDDDVVEVHGVEDSGDEEDGIEDEDDDDDEDDDDEEEEEEEEEVDNDEVDFAKPESTGRVASTEGEIDGHEQGEDDGEEDDNGETGEEEQGVDDGGEFEEEEDEEDSGAGYLVQPVGQAVVHDAGGSSDMELANEEDDHEGEEEVEDDEVQAVSSSSHLKRKKDEDLDLDEDDGEDDEEDDDVVEYSRSSKKQR